The genomic DNA NNNNNNNNNNNNNNNNNNNNNNNNNTGACAAATCTTCAGTCCAAACTAAGGTGAGTTTACTAGTATTTCGTTATGTGTGATCGTCTTGCTCTTTATTGTTCAATTTATGGTGGGGACTTGGAGAAGGAACTAGGCAAAATTGTATTAGTCATATTCAGATTTATCGAgatttctttgttaaaaaatggATTTTGATTCATATAATTACTATTAGCTCTATAATTTAGATTGCTTTTCTTACTTTAGAAGTTTTATGGGATGATTCTGTTCTGTTTTAGACAAGCAATTGGCAGTGGAAGTTCAAGGGAAACTCGATCGGTATATATTATGAAGAGCATGAGAGGGAGAAAAGTGAATCAGCTAAGAATATCCTTATGATACCAACAATATCAGATGTTAGCACCGTTGAGGAGTGGAGATCTGTGGCTAAAGACATTGTGCAGCGTGATGGGGAAGTCAACTGGCGAGCAACTATTGTAGATTGGCCTGGTCTTGGCTATTCTGGTAGACCAAAGATGGAATACGACACAGATGTCATGGAGAAGTTTGTGGTCGACTTCATGAACTCACCTGAGAGCCCAATGAGCCAGTCAGGTTAGTGTGAACcgtctcttcttctgcttgtgTTGACATTATTATGGTGACAACAGTGAAAAGCTACAAATACTCTCCATGGCTGTAGTTCCGGTTCTGCATACAGTAGTTCGATATGAAAACTGATTCTTAGTTGTTGTACATGAGCCCTTACCGTGTTTAGAGTCCCTTAATCTTAGCTCATTCTGAAATTAAGTCTTCTTTGTGGGTCTGAATGCTTATATGCCTGAATCGGGTTTTCTTTGATCCGCATTATTCGCTTTCCCAAAGAACTAAAGAGTACAAGCAATATCTTGACATAGTCCATGTTAAACCGAAACAGGTAATGATGATCTGGTAATCATCGGAGGAGGGCATGCAGCAACACTAGCACTCCGTGCTACCCAACGTGGGCTACTTAAACCATCAGCCATTGCTGCTGTCGCACCTACGTGGGCTGGACCCCTGCCTATTGTCTTTGGTCGTGATTCTTCCATGGTAACCAGGTCCGTTTACatcttttcataaaaaaatagaaaaagaagataaaagctTTCCTCTCTTGATGGCCCGGCTTTTTGTATCAACAGGTACGGTATGCTAAGAGGAACTCTAAGAGCACCTGGAGTTGGTTGGATGATGTACAACATGTTGGTGAGCAACGAGAAGTCTATCGAGTCTCAGTACAAATCTCATGTTTATGCAGACCAGACCAACGTGACCGATGCCATAATCCAAAGCAGATACGAGTTAACAAAGCAGAAGGGATCACGCTACGTCCCTGCAGCTTTCTTGACAGGTTTACTCGACCCTGTTTCATCCCGGGAGGAATTTCTTCAACTCTTTGCTGATTTGGAAGGAAAATTTCCGATTATGGTGATGTCAACGAAAGGAGCTCCAAAGAGATCTAAAGCTGAAATGGAAGCATTAAGAGGAGCCAAAGGAGTTAGCAAATTCGTGGAGGTTGAAGGTGCACTCTTGCCTCAAGAAGAGTATCCTTCTCTTGTTGCTCAAGAGCTCTACAACTTCTTGCAAGAGACTTTTACTAAATGTTAGATAGATTAAAAGCTCACGCATACAGACAGACCCATAAAATGTGTGCACACTGCACAGGCGCATAATATTGTTACTTCATTGTTTGCAGAACTCTACAGTTAAAAAGTGTCTCTATATTGCTAATTTTCTAAGTttcatatatttgaaattttgtatAAGCTATTCGGGTCTCTTTAAGTTTCGACTAGCATGGTTTGTTTCCTTTACAGTTCATAAAGACATACAAATATGATTTGAGCTAGTAACACCAACTTTACCTACTTCTAAATTATGGCAAATCATCTTTATTAATATGACCatgatctctttctttgtttctaatatattttttactcagttatttttataatttctttctcaaaattGTAATACTATTTGTAGATTTCAAACAAAAGTATAAATAATAAGCTATTAATAACTTTGATTAACAATTGTAAATTGTTCgattttataaaacttaaatcatGTTTTAGTAGTCTCTGGTCTCAAGGAACTGTTCGTCGTGCTGCACGGTTCTGGTCGTCGAGAAGCTGTTCCTTCAAGGCTTCAATCTACTGTTTACTTGGCCTAGGAGAAAATGATCTCAACGTCGCCAGCACTGATCGGAGCCAGCTACCATGGACAGCACGATAGGCCAGCAGGCAGCAGGGACCATTTTCTTTCCTGTCCGGTAAGGAGAAACCGAGCCCAACAGCACCACGTATGTGGAGAGCCCACATCAAACtc from Camelina sativa cultivar DH55 chromosome 7, Cs, whole genome shotgun sequence includes the following:
- the LOC104704886 gene encoding pentatricopeptide repeat-containing protein At2g03380, mitochondrial-like, with amino-acid sequence MSMAMHHCLSLLTNCKSLRALTQIHGFFIKSGVDSDSYFTGKLILQCAVSIPDALPYARRLLFCFPEPDAFMFNTLVRGYSESDDPGNSVAVFVEMIRKGLVFPDSFSFAFVVKAVANLRCLRTGFQMHCQALKHGLDSHLFVGTTLIGMYGECGCVEFARKVFDEMRQPNLVAWNAVITACFRGNDVSKAREIYDKMLVKNHTSWNVMLAGYTKSGEVESAKRIFLEMPHRDDVSWSTMIVGFAHNGSFSDAFSYFRELQRAEMRPNEVSLTGVLSACSQSRAFEFGKTIHGFVEKSGYSWIKSSVQTKTSNWQWKFKGNSIGIYYEEHEREKSESAKNILMIPTISDVSTVEEWRSVAKDIVQRDGEVNWRATIVDWPGLGYSGRPKMEYDTDVMEKFVVDFMNSPESPMSQSGNDDLVIIGGGHAATLALRATQRGLLKPSAIAAVAPTWAGPLPIVFGRDSSMVTRYGMLRGTLRAPGVGWMMYNMLVSNEKSIESQYKSHVYADQTNVTDAIIQSRYELTKQKGSRYVPAAFLTGLLDPVSSREEFLQLFADLEGKFPIMVMSTKGAPKRSKAEMEALRGAKGVSKFVEVEGALLPQEEYPSLVAQELYNFLQETFTKC